The sequence aattgtttgttttaaaagaaaagaatgTCTTTAGAAGAAAATAACGTGTGATTGCGATCGCGGTTTCATAAAGActgtataacaaatatttaaaatcaaaatgtttacaaatacaGAAAACTGATTTGTAAACGCTCCTTAACATGTCGGagagttatgtttaaaattctctaaatctattttttttgagCAGTGTTTCACGAACATATACCTCAATGTTTTAAAAAGCTTGTATGATTCCTATTTTTTTAGTAATGTAAGAAGTAATTTACACATTGCTTTATTTTAGAGTTaggtaaaacatttaaaatacatatttagaactcattttttttatctaatttgTCAGAGTCCCTTGGACGCCTGCGTCTGGTATGAATTGTATCTCTTCTCATGGAATGAGGTCTATTTACTCCATGCAATTTAAAGTACAAGCCACATGCATTACAAACGATTTCACCACGTATACTTCGTCTCCATATAGTTGTTGTTAGGGTCCCACAATTTGAACATGACATATCTCTTTGAGATCCAGTTTGCAAAGTACATATTTTTggctaaaagtaaaaaaataaaaaaattactcacttttaataatcataatatttcataaatattaaaaattaccttaaacaatatttcaaaaaaagtacatcATACAAAGTTATTATCAAAAATGTAATCTATCAGTAGTGCGATACACTAACTTTTAACGATCTGACAATCGCAAAATTAGtcaacaatttttgttgtttgcagTAACGTAAAAAAGAGGAATAAAAAACAGATatacaaaaatctaaattttacacaacaaaagtgaaataaaaaGTGTAAATGATTGGaacattattattaattcatAAATGCCTTACTATATTGTTTAATAATGATCAATGATATTGTTGCCAAAGAACGCGCATCTCAGCTGAAGCCGACAATTATCGATTTAGTAATCAACACGAAAATAACAAACGACTATTATTTTCGTGTTGTTTACTAAATCATAAGTATTTGTCTTGTCGATAATCGTTTAGATAACAACAAAAGTTTACTCACTTCATGATAGAATATCGTTTAAAATGTTACTGAAATATTAACAATGCGATTATCGTTAACAATTaatagtgaatcgcactacacgTGTTTCACACCCACATGTGAAAATGTGAAAGCGAAATATTAAATGTGATTTtagaagaaatattaaaaaaatatgtcatgCCTATTTTAAGACACGACAATTTATCTGAACATTtctacatgaaaatagtttgattcaatttattttgttattccaattaattaattttgttaataaaattaaaaggttTAAAGGttgtttttacagtttttcgcTTATATATCGTGTAATGGTAATGTATCTTCCTATCAAAAATTGTGAGGTGTTTAAAGGATTTTTGCCTGCTTTGTTTTGTaccggcgcacagtggtatgagaaaaaaaatagggaaataaatctgtaacttctaaacccttagtccgatttgaatgaaggaagt comes from Calliphora vicina chromosome 2, idCalVici1.1, whole genome shotgun sequence and encodes:
- the LOC135950599 gene encoding transcription factor GATA-6-like → MSNNTESNETTQLLHILNRSFAYPTASPTPSVDEKVPEEPIALLKIDGNKIFKKKNVNSYINNPSCATTNCEVVFRDKKPKICTLQTGSQRDMSCSNCGTLTTTIWRRSIRGEIVCNACGLYFKLHGVNRPHSMRRDTIHTRRRRPRDSDKLDKKNEF